A single window of Phyllostomus discolor isolate MPI-MPIP mPhyDis1 chromosome 13, mPhyDis1.pri.v3, whole genome shotgun sequence DNA harbors:
- the MMP17 gene encoding matrix metalloproteinase-17, whose product MPGPPRPRARVPPLPLLLLVLAARGGCAAPAPRAEDLSLGVEWLSRFGYLPPTADEAAGRLQTQEELSEAIGAMQRFAGLEATGVLDEATLALMRTPRCSLPDLPAATPARRRRQAPAPTRWNKRNLSWRVRRFPRDSPLGRDTVRALMHYALKVWGDVAPLNFHEVAGSPADIHIDFSKAEHNDRYPFDGPGGTVAHAFLPGDRRAAGDTHFDDDEAWTFRSADEHGMDLFAVAVHEFGHAIGLSHVAAARSIMQPYYQGPVGDPLHYGLPYADRVRVWQLYGVRESVSPTAPPATTEPKEPALLPEPPDNRSSTPPRKDVPHRCTTHFDAVAQIRGEAFFFKGKYFWRLTRDRHLVSLQPAQVQRFWRGLPLHLDGVDAVYERAIDHKIVFFKGDRYWVFKDTNVEEGFPRPVSDFGLPPGGVDAALSWAHSDKTYFFKDQLYWRYDEHARRMDPGHPARSPPWRGVPSTLDDAMRWSDGAAYFFRGREYWKVLDGEPAVAPGYPQSTARDWLVCRDSQADPAGAGAEAGAPAPPGQHDRSHSEDGYQVCACSSGASRAPRVWRPLLAAALLPPLSTLWRAAWAPAL is encoded by the exons ATGCCCGGCCCGCCGCGCCCCCGGGCCCGGGTcccgccgctgccgctgctgctgctcgtGCTGGCGGCCCGCGGGGGCTGCGCCGCGCCAGCACCCCGCGCGGAGGATCTCAGCCTGGGGGTG GAGTGGCTGAGCAGGTTCGGCTACCTGCCCCCAACGGCGGACGAGGCTGCGGGGCGGCTGCAGACGCAGGAGGAGCTGTCCGAGGCCATTGGAGCCATGCAGCGCTTCGCCGGGCTGGAGGCCACCGGCGTCCTGG ATGAGGCCACCCTGGCACTGATGAGGACCCCACGTTGCTCCCTGCCCGACCTCCCGGCCGCCACCCCCGCCCGAAGGAGgcgccaggccccagcccccaccaggtGGAACAAGAGGAACCTGTCATGGAG GGTCCGCAGGTTCCCGCGGGACTCGCCCCTGGGCCGCGACACCGTGCGGGCGCTCATGCACTACGCCCTCAAGGTCTGGGGCGACGTCGCGCCCCTGAACTTCCACGAGGTGGCCGGCAGCCCCGCCGACATTCACATCGACTTCTCCAAGGCCGAGCACAACGACCGCTACCCCTTCGACGGCCCCGGCGGCACCGTGGCCCACGCCTTCCTCCCGGGCGACCGCCGCGCCGCGGGGGACACCCACTTTGACGACGACGAGGCCTGGACCTTCCGGTCCGCGG ATGAGCACGGCATGGACCTGTTCGCGGTGGCCGTGCACGAGTTTGGCCACGCCATCGGGCTGAGCCACGTGGCGGCCGCGCGCTCCATCATGCAGCCCTACTACCAGGGCCCCGTGGGTGACCCCCTGCACTACGGGCTCCCCTACGCGGACCGGGTGCGTGTCTGGCAGCTGTACG GCGTGCGGGAGTCCGTGTCCCCCACGGCACCGCCGGCCACCACGGAGCCCAAGGAGCCCGCCCTCCTGCCGGAGCCCCCTGACAACCGGTCCAGCACCCC gcccaggaaGGACGTGCCCCACAGGTGCACCACCCACTTCGACGCGGTGGCCCAGATCCGCGGCGAGGCCTTCTTCTTCAAAG GCAAGTACTTCTGGCGGCTGACCCGGGACCGGCACCTGGTGTCGCTGCAGCCGGCGCAGGTGCAGCGGTTCTGGCGGGGCCTGCCGCTGCACCTGGACGGCGTGGACGCCGTGTACGAGCGTGCCATCGACCACAAGATCGTCTTCTTCAAAG GAGACAGATACTGGGTGTTTAAGGACACTAACGTAGAGGAAGGATTCCCGCGGCCCGTCTCCGACTTCGGCCTCCCGCCCGGCGGCGTCGACGCTGCCCTCTCCTGGGCCCACAGTGACAAGACTTATTTCTTTAAGGACCAGCTGTACTGGCGCTATGATGAGCACGCCCGGCGCATGGACCCCGGGCACCCGGCCCGCAGCCCCCCGTGGAGGGGCGTGCCCAGCACGCTGGACGACGCCATGCGCTGGTCCGATG GGGCCGCCTACTTCTTCCGCGGCAGGGAGTACTGGAAGGTGCTGGACGGCGAGCCGGCTGTGGCGCCCGGCTACCCCCAGTCCACGGCCCGGGACTGGCTGGTCTGCAGAGACTCGCAGGCGGACCCCGCGGGCGCGGGCGCGGAGGCCggggcccccgccccacccggaCAGCACGACCGGAGCCACTCGGAGGACGGCTACCAGGTGTGCGCCTGCAGCTCCGGGGCCTCCCGTGCGCCCCGGGtctggcgccccctgctggccgccgcgctgctgccgccgctgagCACCCTGTGGAGAGCGGCCTGGGCCCCGGCGCTCTGA